The following are encoded together in the Glycine max cultivar Williams 82 chromosome 8, Glycine_max_v4.0, whole genome shotgun sequence genome:
- the LOC100790664 gene encoding IAA-amino acid hydrolase ILR1-like precursor has translation MCCFRKRFNLFFIFLALDATPIFSLTDSSNQLSTNYLENAKKPEVFDWMVKIRRKIHENPELGYEEFETSKLIREELDKLGISYKHPVAVTGVIGYIGTGSSPFVAIRTDMDALPIQEMVEWEHKSKVPGKMHACAHDAHVAMLLGAAKILKQHEKQLQGTIVLVFQPAEEGGAGAKKILDTGALDNVIAIFGLHVKPEIPVGEVASRSGPLLAGSGVFEAIIRGKGGHAALPQLSIDPVMAATNVIISLQNLVSREADPLDPQVLTIAKLQGGDAFNVIPDYVTIGGTFRAFSRETLEHLKQRIEQVIIGQAAVLRCNASVNFFEEENPLYPPTINNGDLHKLFVDVAGNLLGINKVDTNMEQDMAAEDFAFYQEVIPGYYFTLGMKNASSFEPVAPLHSPYLVINEDGLPYGAALHASLATGYLTKYQRGIAKVVGKYHDQL, from the exons ATGTGTTGCTTCAGAAAACGGTTCAATTTGTTCTTCATTTTCCTTGCCTTGGATGCAACACCCATCTTCTCATTAACAGATTCCTCAAATCAACTCTCCACAAACTATCTAGAAAATGCCAAGAAGCCTGAAGTATTTGATTGGATGGTGAAAATCAGAAGGAAGATTCATGAGAATCCAGAGTTGGGTTATGAAGAATTTGAGACCAGTAAACTGATTAGAGAGGAATTAGATAAACTGGGTATCTCATATAAACACCCAGTTGCTGTCACTGGTGTTATTGGCTACATTGGGACAGGAAGCTCGCCTTTTGTTGCAATAAGAACTGATATGGATGCACTCCCGATTCAG GAAATGGTGGAGTGGGAGCACAAGAGTAAAGTACCTGGAAAGATGCATGCGTGTGCCCATGATGCTCATGTCGCTATGCTTCTTGGGGCAGCAAAGATTCTCAAACAACATGAAAAACAGTTGCAG GGAACTATTGTTCTTGTTTTCCAACCAGCAGAGGAAGGAGGTGCAGGGGCTAAGAAAATTTTAGATACTGGAGCCTTAGATAATGTTATTGCTATCTTTGGATTACATGTGAAGCCTGAGATTCCTGTAGGTGAAGTGGCCTCTAGGTCTGGTCCATTATTGGCAGGAAGTGGTGTATTTGAAGCAATAATAAGAGGAAAGGGAGGTCATGCAGCTCTTCCCCAACTTTCTATAGACCCTGTAATGGCTGCTACCAATGTCATTATTAGCTTACAAAACCTTGTTTCTCGCGAGGCTGATCCTCTTGACCCTCAG GTTTTGACAATTGCAAAGCTCCAAGGAGGTGATGCTTTCAATGTTATTCCAGATTATGTCACAATTGGTGGCACTTTCCGAGCTTTTTCTAGAGAAACATTGGAGCACCTTAAACAACGCATTGAGCAG GTTATCATTGGTCAAGCTGCTGTGCTAAGGTGCAATGCAAGTGTCAACTTCTTTGAAGAAGAGAATCCTTTATATCCTCCAACTATAAATAATGGTGACCTGCACAAGCTTTTTGTTGATGTAGCTGGGAATTTGCTTGGTATCAATAAAGTTGACACTAATATGGAACAAGACATGGCTGCTGAAGACTTTGCGTTTTATCAAGAGGTCATACCTGGCTACTACTTCACGCTTGGAATGAAGAATGCTTCTTCATTTGAACCGGTTGCGCCATTACACTCACCCTATCTTGTAATCAATGAAGATGGACTTCCTTATGGGGCTGCACTTCATGCATCATTGGCCACTGGTTATCTTACAAAATATCAGCGGGGCATAGCCAAGGTAGTAGGGAAATATCATGATCAATTGTAA